Proteins co-encoded in one Euwallacea similis isolate ESF13 chromosome 34, ESF131.1, whole genome shotgun sequence genomic window:
- the LOC136418398 gene encoding FERM and PDZ domain-containing protein 4 isoform X3 encodes MNAVMLLQNVFNSTAMKNKPAEDHQEKEGSLQANPEEEYCPALHILDSAPAPGWTAHVTKEGRLYYCNHITRTAGWLPPAEVWRSGKESLPYGWERAVDDTGKSYYINHINKTTTYETPAYKITENLPKPIPRMITLDRSATLGFGFVAGSEKPVIVRFVTEGGPSANKLLPGDQILSVNGEDVKAAPREHVISLVRSCTNSVTLEVCQPMEQQGVRKSTLLSAMKKARLKSKPSRVRFAESVCVNGAPLFPPSAFSLGDVCVPQMANVLKVFLENGQTKSFKYDTWTTVQDVVNSLQAKLCIQAGEYFSLVVEHIKSLKRNKLTLLDPEDNIARIASQPGAHKLRCLFRVTFVPATAASLAQKDLSALDYLYNQCCNDVIQERFSPELQCDTALRLAALHMYQHALANNMQANKLTVKVVEKEFGLERFIPASILDNLKRKELRKLLGHFLKLHSSMTGSGKQLTSLQVKLHYLDVTNQLPSFGAKCFSAGPKGDFMEKVILVSPKFGISQIMGHRNSVFQPVPLANLEDMRKIEVRAEDEITRIVLITLESDKILEVSLEEKDAIELVLVLKGYFKLLTGQELLVDQDKMENIDDIAPPYVAQHKVIPEKWSFMDQSSIKTASFAVLPLYQNVNKKTNGLYNTVGRHSKQSLLIHFDLDGNMNGSLPNRNHSSRFMPNSDFFQSLDRRRSEVSNEISSSVEGFYPSSEDLEHFSQEHQNINRLTFDSEWQETSVDFDSDAEEGGKLKHSDSLILLNKIHKEEQKWNGTSELLKHLQSESDTDSIYTPHDSPKLKKPETNIRNNMSFGLRSPNTLENHNEEFQEYLQRMCNMENTDSSVFNSINRMFVFDPDIIDLTSIPPPLTPDELDSALSSSISVPPKSFADSNERLNLLDLNENQDLEDFLAKVSVPPPIQKVTPAMELTPEEIMAYIIPPPPEKLSFESPNEDGNKQLEVLVKEKDLIKNKSSLHGVLKNSKNVFNSNSNNGVVSEDVKPLPRRSLEEKPPERPPKDRKPSITSPPESLNLTPGTEMPAPELPPRSPTTQTQPRPNLPPKKHQLPQLPLNELNQDKSCENQPRKLKGVDTAVSTPISAGKTKSLSAVVVNSGNEDYCNDKSSESKWIQKTETSPVRDEELKQIISKTELVLAELLNRLKKASIKCLGRIGNGDTSSLEKQMQKTREELTNQSLQLVTSSKSLIIAMSDPALPDLLENLTTCLTTLRKMTELCQDLVTNTTTAPLQTRNLIMNVCDLIEAFRTFVTFNIDRSSPKTVEEHLALHAEALANILSTLLKHLRVFPS; translated from the exons ATCCTATTACATCAA CCACATAAACAAGACCACCACGTACGAAACTCCCGCCTacaaaatcacagaaaatctTCCAAAACCCATCCCCAGAATGATAACTCTGGACCGCTCGGCAACTCTAGGATTTGGCTTCGTTGCCGGATCCGAAAAACCAGTTATAGTCAGATTCGTCACCGAGGGAGGGCCCAGTGCCAATAAG CTCCTTCCAGGCGATCAAATTTTGTCCGTGAACGGGGAGGACGTCAAGGCAGCCCCAAGGGAGCACGTGATTTCCCTAGTTCGATCCTGCACTAATTCGGTTACCTTGGAAGTGTGCCAGCCGATGGAGCAGCAGGGGGTGAGAAAGTCGACTTTGCTGTCTGCGATGAAGAAAGCGCGCCTGAAAAGCAAGCCCTCGAGGGTCCGATTTGCGGAGAGCGTGTGTGTCAATGGGGCCCCCCTTTTTCCT CCTTCCGCGTTCTCACTGGGCGACGTTTGCGTTCCTCAAATGGCCAACGTCCTGAAAGTTTTCCTCGAGAACGGTCAAACCAAAAGCTTTAAATACGACACCTGGACAACCGTCCAGGACGTGGTTAACTCCCTTCAAGCCAAACTGTGCATACAGGCCGGGGAGTACTTTAGTTTAGTCGTCGAACATATCAAAAGCCTGAAACGGAATAAACTCACTTTATTGGATCCTGAGGACAACATCGCAAGG ATTGCGTCGCAACCTGGAGCCCACAAATTAAGGTGTTTGTTCAGAGTAACATTCGTGCCTGCCACGGCAGCCTCCCTGGCCCAAAAAGACTTGAGTGCTTTAGATTACTTATACAACCAGTGCTGCAATGATGTCATACAGGAGCGATTTTCTCCAGAGTTGCAGTGCGATACTGCCCTTCGATTGGCTGCTCTTCACATGTATCAGCACGCATTGGCCAATAATATGCAAGCCAACAAACTGACCGTCAAAGTCGTGGA GAAAGAGTTTGGATTGGAGCGCTTTATTCCAGCTTCAATATTGGATAATCTAAAGAGGAAGGAATTGAGGAAACTGCTGGgacattttttgaagttgcacTCGAGCATGACAGGATCCGGGAAGCAGCTAACTTCTCTGCAAGTGAAGCTGCATTATCTAGATGTAACTAATCAGTTGCCCAGCTTCGGGGCCAAGTGCTTTTCAGCTGGCCCCAAGGGagattttatggaaaaagtCATTTTGGTTAGCCCCAAATTTGGAATTAGCCAAATTATGGGACACAGAAACTCTGTG TTTCAGCCAGTGCCACTAGCAAATCTTGAAGACATGCGCAAAATTGAAGTCCGGGCTGAAGATGAAATAACGCGCATTGTGCTGATAACTCTGGAAAGCGACAAAATTCTCGAAGTTTCTCTAGAGGAGAAGGATGCCATAGAGCTGGTTTTAGTCCTAAAAGGATACTTTAAGCTCTTAACTGGCCAAGAACTGTTAGTGGATCAagataaaatggaaaatatagaCGACATAGCTCCGCCCTATGTCGCCCAGCATAAAGTTATTCCTGAGAAATGGAGCTTCATGGATCAATCCTCCATCAAAACTGCTTCATTTGCAGTTCTTCCACTTTATCAAAACGTCAATAAGAAGACCAACGGTCTGTACAACACTGTGGGGAGACATTCAAAACAATCGCTGCTAATTCATTTCGATTTGGATGGAAATATGAATGGATCATTGCCGAATAGAAACCATAGCAGCAGATTTATGCCCAATAGTGACTTTTTCCAAAGTTTAGACCGGAGAAGATCTGAAGTTTCCAATGAAATATCGTCATCAGTTGAAGGCTTTTATCCCAGCAGTGAGGATTTGGAGCATTTTAGTCAGGAACATCAAAATATCAATCGTTTGACTTTTGATTCAGAGTGGCAAGAGACAAGCGTCGACTTTGATAGCGATGCTGAAGAAGGAGGGAAGTTGAAGCATAGTGATTCCTTGattttattgaacaaaatCCACAAGGAAGAGCAGAAATGGAACGGAACTAGTGAGCTGCTAAAGCACTTGCAATCGGAGAGCGATACTGATTCAATTTACACACCTCATGATtcaccaaaattgaaaaagccCGAAACGAATATAAGAAACAACATGAGCTTCGGTTTAAGATCACCAAATACTCTGGAAAATCATAACGAGGAGTTCCAAGAATATCTTCAGCGAATGTGCAACATGGAAAATACCGATTCCAGCGTTTTTAATTCGATAAATCGCATGTTTGTCTTCGACCCAGATATTATCGACTTGACCTCAATACCACCACCATTAACTCCAGACGAGTTGGATTCTGCTCTCTCATCTTCAATTAGCGTTCCTCCCAAGTCTTTCGCCGACTCCAACGAGCGCTTGAACTTACTGGATTTGAACGAGAATCAAGACTTGGAAGACTTTTTAGCCAAAGTAAGCGTTCCACCTCCTATACAGAAGGTCACACCTGCTATGGAGTTGACTCCCGAGGAGATTATGGCCTATATTATTCCACCCCCGCCTGAgaaattaagttttgaaaGCCCCAATGAGGATGGAAATAAGCAGTTGGAGGTTTTAGTAAAGGAGAAGGATTTGATTAAGAACAAATCGAGTCTTCATGGAGTTTTGAAGAATAGTAAGAATGTGTTTAATAGTAATAGCAACAATGGGGTTGTGAGTGAAGATGTAAAGCCTTTGCCGCGAAGGAGTCTTGAAGAGAAACCACCCGAAAGGCCACCAAAA GATCGTAAGCCTTCCATTACATCTCCCCCTGAATCATTAAATCTAACTCCCGGCACTGAAATGCCGGCCCCCGAACTTCCACCTCGAAGCCCCACCACTCAAACTCAGCCCCGCCCTAATTTACCCCCGAAAAAACATCAGTTACCCCAACTACCTCTCAATGAATTAAATCAAGATAAATCCTGCGAAAATCAACCAAGAAAACTAAAGGGAGTAGACACTGCTGTCTCTACCCCAATTTCTGCAG GAAAAACCAAATCACTCTCAGCAGTGGTTGTCAATTCTGGAAATGAGGATTATTGTAATGACAAATCTAGCGAGTCCAAATGGATTCAGAAGACTGAGACTTCGCCGGTTCGCGACGAggaattgaaacaaattatatcaaaaactGAGCTAGTGCTCGCAGAACTGTTAAACCGACTTAAAAAAGCTTCCATTAAGTGCCTTGGACGCATAGGAAACGGCGACACTTCATCCTTAGAAAAACAGATGCAG aaaacccgagaagaaCTAACAAACCAATCCCTGCAATTAGTCACGTCCAGCAAATCCCTGATAATCGCAATGTCAGATCCCGCGCTTCCAGACCTTCTAGAAAATCTGACCACTTGCCTGACTACCCTGAGAAAAATGACTGAGCTTTGCCAAGATCTTGTGACCAATACTACAACCGCTCCGCTTCAAACGAGGAATTTAATCATGAACGTTTGCGACCTCATTGAAGCCTTTCGCACTTTTGTCACTTTCAACATCGACAGAAGCTCACCGAAGACTGTTGAGGAACATTTGGCGTTACATGCCGAAGCTTTAGCCAATATTTTATCGACATTATTGAAGCACTTAAGGGTTTTCCCTTCTTAG
- the LOC136418398 gene encoding FERM and PDZ domain-containing protein 4 isoform X2, protein MTRENPITSSNHINKTTTYETPAYKITENLPKPIPRMITLDRSATLGFGFVAGSEKPVIVRFVTEGGPSANKLLPGDQILSVNGEDVKAAPREHVISLVRSCTNSVTLEVCQPMEQQGVRKSTLLSAMKKARLKSKPSRVRFAESVCVNGAPLFPPSAFSLGDVCVPQMANVLKVFLENGQTKSFKYDTWTTVQDVVNSLQAKLCIQAGEYFSLVVEHIKSLKRNKLTLLDPEDNIARIASQPGAHKLRCLFRVTFVPATAASLAQKDLSALDYLYNQCCNDVIQERFSPELQCDTALRLAALHMYQHALANNMQANKLTVKVVEKEFGLERFIPASILDNLKRKELRKLLGHFLKLHSSMTGSGKQLTSLQVKLHYLDVTNQLPSFGAKCFSAGPKGDFMEKVILVSPKFGISQIMGHRNSFQPVPLANLEDMRKIEVRAEDEITRIVLITLESDKILEVSLEEKDAIELVLVLKGYFKLLTGQELLVDQDKMENIDDIAPPYVAQHKVIPEKWSFMDQSSIKTASFAVLPLYQNVNKKTNGLYNTVGRHSKQSLLIHFDLDGNMNGSLPNRNHSSRFMPNSDFFQSLDRRRSEVSNEISSSVEGFYPSSEDLEHFSQEHQNINRLTFDSEWQETSVDFDSDAEEGGKLKHSDSLILLNKIHKEEQKWNGTSELLKHLQSESDTDSIYTPHDSPKLKKPETNIRNNMSFGLRSPNTLENHNEEFQEYLQRMCNMENTDSSVFNSINRMFVFDPDIIDLTSIPPPLTPDELDSALSSSISVPPKSFADSNERLNLLDLNENQDLEDFLAKVSVPPPIQKVTPAMELTPEEIMAYIIPPPPEKLSFESPNEDGNKQLEVLVKEKDLIKNKSSLHGVLKNSKNVFNSNSNNGVVSEDVKPLPRRSLEEKPPERPPKDRKPSITSPPESLNLTPGTEMPAPELPPRSPTTQTQPRPNLPPKKHQLPQLPLNELNQDKSCENQPRKLKGVDTAVSTPISAGKTKSLSAVVVNSGNEDYCNDKSSESKWIQKTETSPVRDEELKQIISKTELVLAELLNRLKKASIKCLGRIGNGDTSSLEKQMQKTREELTNQSLQLVTSSKSLIIAMSDPALPDLLENLTTCLTTLRKMTELCQDLVTNTTTAPLQTRNLIMNVCDLIEAFRTFVTFNIDRSSPKTVEEHLALHAEALANILSTLLKHLRVFPS, encoded by the exons ATCCTATTACATCAAGCAA CCACATAAACAAGACCACCACGTACGAAACTCCCGCCTacaaaatcacagaaaatctTCCAAAACCCATCCCCAGAATGATAACTCTGGACCGCTCGGCAACTCTAGGATTTGGCTTCGTTGCCGGATCCGAAAAACCAGTTATAGTCAGATTCGTCACCGAGGGAGGGCCCAGTGCCAATAAG CTCCTTCCAGGCGATCAAATTTTGTCCGTGAACGGGGAGGACGTCAAGGCAGCCCCAAGGGAGCACGTGATTTCCCTAGTTCGATCCTGCACTAATTCGGTTACCTTGGAAGTGTGCCAGCCGATGGAGCAGCAGGGGGTGAGAAAGTCGACTTTGCTGTCTGCGATGAAGAAAGCGCGCCTGAAAAGCAAGCCCTCGAGGGTCCGATTTGCGGAGAGCGTGTGTGTCAATGGGGCCCCCCTTTTTCCT CCTTCCGCGTTCTCACTGGGCGACGTTTGCGTTCCTCAAATGGCCAACGTCCTGAAAGTTTTCCTCGAGAACGGTCAAACCAAAAGCTTTAAATACGACACCTGGACAACCGTCCAGGACGTGGTTAACTCCCTTCAAGCCAAACTGTGCATACAGGCCGGGGAGTACTTTAGTTTAGTCGTCGAACATATCAAAAGCCTGAAACGGAATAAACTCACTTTATTGGATCCTGAGGACAACATCGCAAGG ATTGCGTCGCAACCTGGAGCCCACAAATTAAGGTGTTTGTTCAGAGTAACATTCGTGCCTGCCACGGCAGCCTCCCTGGCCCAAAAAGACTTGAGTGCTTTAGATTACTTATACAACCAGTGCTGCAATGATGTCATACAGGAGCGATTTTCTCCAGAGTTGCAGTGCGATACTGCCCTTCGATTGGCTGCTCTTCACATGTATCAGCACGCATTGGCCAATAATATGCAAGCCAACAAACTGACCGTCAAAGTCGTGGA GAAAGAGTTTGGATTGGAGCGCTTTATTCCAGCTTCAATATTGGATAATCTAAAGAGGAAGGAATTGAGGAAACTGCTGGgacattttttgaagttgcacTCGAGCATGACAGGATCCGGGAAGCAGCTAACTTCTCTGCAAGTGAAGCTGCATTATCTAGATGTAACTAATCAGTTGCCCAGCTTCGGGGCCAAGTGCTTTTCAGCTGGCCCCAAGGGagattttatggaaaaagtCATTTTGGTTAGCCCCAAATTTGGAATTAGCCAAATTATGGGACACAGAAACTCT TTTCAGCCAGTGCCACTAGCAAATCTTGAAGACATGCGCAAAATTGAAGTCCGGGCTGAAGATGAAATAACGCGCATTGTGCTGATAACTCTGGAAAGCGACAAAATTCTCGAAGTTTCTCTAGAGGAGAAGGATGCCATAGAGCTGGTTTTAGTCCTAAAAGGATACTTTAAGCTCTTAACTGGCCAAGAACTGTTAGTGGATCAagataaaatggaaaatatagaCGACATAGCTCCGCCCTATGTCGCCCAGCATAAAGTTATTCCTGAGAAATGGAGCTTCATGGATCAATCCTCCATCAAAACTGCTTCATTTGCAGTTCTTCCACTTTATCAAAACGTCAATAAGAAGACCAACGGTCTGTACAACACTGTGGGGAGACATTCAAAACAATCGCTGCTAATTCATTTCGATTTGGATGGAAATATGAATGGATCATTGCCGAATAGAAACCATAGCAGCAGATTTATGCCCAATAGTGACTTTTTCCAAAGTTTAGACCGGAGAAGATCTGAAGTTTCCAATGAAATATCGTCATCAGTTGAAGGCTTTTATCCCAGCAGTGAGGATTTGGAGCATTTTAGTCAGGAACATCAAAATATCAATCGTTTGACTTTTGATTCAGAGTGGCAAGAGACAAGCGTCGACTTTGATAGCGATGCTGAAGAAGGAGGGAAGTTGAAGCATAGTGATTCCTTGattttattgaacaaaatCCACAAGGAAGAGCAGAAATGGAACGGAACTAGTGAGCTGCTAAAGCACTTGCAATCGGAGAGCGATACTGATTCAATTTACACACCTCATGATtcaccaaaattgaaaaagccCGAAACGAATATAAGAAACAACATGAGCTTCGGTTTAAGATCACCAAATACTCTGGAAAATCATAACGAGGAGTTCCAAGAATATCTTCAGCGAATGTGCAACATGGAAAATACCGATTCCAGCGTTTTTAATTCGATAAATCGCATGTTTGTCTTCGACCCAGATATTATCGACTTGACCTCAATACCACCACCATTAACTCCAGACGAGTTGGATTCTGCTCTCTCATCTTCAATTAGCGTTCCTCCCAAGTCTTTCGCCGACTCCAACGAGCGCTTGAACTTACTGGATTTGAACGAGAATCAAGACTTGGAAGACTTTTTAGCCAAAGTAAGCGTTCCACCTCCTATACAGAAGGTCACACCTGCTATGGAGTTGACTCCCGAGGAGATTATGGCCTATATTATTCCACCCCCGCCTGAgaaattaagttttgaaaGCCCCAATGAGGATGGAAATAAGCAGTTGGAGGTTTTAGTAAAGGAGAAGGATTTGATTAAGAACAAATCGAGTCTTCATGGAGTTTTGAAGAATAGTAAGAATGTGTTTAATAGTAATAGCAACAATGGGGTTGTGAGTGAAGATGTAAAGCCTTTGCCGCGAAGGAGTCTTGAAGAGAAACCACCCGAAAGGCCACCAAAA GATCGTAAGCCTTCCATTACATCTCCCCCTGAATCATTAAATCTAACTCCCGGCACTGAAATGCCGGCCCCCGAACTTCCACCTCGAAGCCCCACCACTCAAACTCAGCCCCGCCCTAATTTACCCCCGAAAAAACATCAGTTACCCCAACTACCTCTCAATGAATTAAATCAAGATAAATCCTGCGAAAATCAACCAAGAAAACTAAAGGGAGTAGACACTGCTGTCTCTACCCCAATTTCTGCAG GAAAAACCAAATCACTCTCAGCAGTGGTTGTCAATTCTGGAAATGAGGATTATTGTAATGACAAATCTAGCGAGTCCAAATGGATTCAGAAGACTGAGACTTCGCCGGTTCGCGACGAggaattgaaacaaattatatcaaaaactGAGCTAGTGCTCGCAGAACTGTTAAACCGACTTAAAAAAGCTTCCATTAAGTGCCTTGGACGCATAGGAAACGGCGACACTTCATCCTTAGAAAAACAGATGCAG aaaacccgagaagaaCTAACAAACCAATCCCTGCAATTAGTCACGTCCAGCAAATCCCTGATAATCGCAATGTCAGATCCCGCGCTTCCAGACCTTCTAGAAAATCTGACCACTTGCCTGACTACCCTGAGAAAAATGACTGAGCTTTGCCAAGATCTTGTGACCAATACTACAACCGCTCCGCTTCAAACGAGGAATTTAATCATGAACGTTTGCGACCTCATTGAAGCCTTTCGCACTTTTGTCACTTTCAACATCGACAGAAGCTCACCGAAGACTGTTGAGGAACATTTGGCGTTACATGCCGAAGCTTTAGCCAATATTTTATCGACATTATTGAAGCACTTAAGGGTTTTCCCTTCTTAG
- the LOC136418398 gene encoding FERM and PDZ domain-containing protein 4 isoform X1 produces MTRENPITSSNHINKTTTYETPAYKITENLPKPIPRMITLDRSATLGFGFVAGSEKPVIVRFVTEGGPSANKLLPGDQILSVNGEDVKAAPREHVISLVRSCTNSVTLEVCQPMEQQGVRKSTLLSAMKKARLKSKPSRVRFAESVCVNGAPLFPPSAFSLGDVCVPQMANVLKVFLENGQTKSFKYDTWTTVQDVVNSLQAKLCIQAGEYFSLVVEHIKSLKRNKLTLLDPEDNIARIASQPGAHKLRCLFRVTFVPATAASLAQKDLSALDYLYNQCCNDVIQERFSPELQCDTALRLAALHMYQHALANNMQANKLTVKVVEKEFGLERFIPASILDNLKRKELRKLLGHFLKLHSSMTGSGKQLTSLQVKLHYLDVTNQLPSFGAKCFSAGPKGDFMEKVILVSPKFGISQIMGHRNSVFQPVPLANLEDMRKIEVRAEDEITRIVLITLESDKILEVSLEEKDAIELVLVLKGYFKLLTGQELLVDQDKMENIDDIAPPYVAQHKVIPEKWSFMDQSSIKTASFAVLPLYQNVNKKTNGLYNTVGRHSKQSLLIHFDLDGNMNGSLPNRNHSSRFMPNSDFFQSLDRRRSEVSNEISSSVEGFYPSSEDLEHFSQEHQNINRLTFDSEWQETSVDFDSDAEEGGKLKHSDSLILLNKIHKEEQKWNGTSELLKHLQSESDTDSIYTPHDSPKLKKPETNIRNNMSFGLRSPNTLENHNEEFQEYLQRMCNMENTDSSVFNSINRMFVFDPDIIDLTSIPPPLTPDELDSALSSSISVPPKSFADSNERLNLLDLNENQDLEDFLAKVSVPPPIQKVTPAMELTPEEIMAYIIPPPPEKLSFESPNEDGNKQLEVLVKEKDLIKNKSSLHGVLKNSKNVFNSNSNNGVVSEDVKPLPRRSLEEKPPERPPKDRKPSITSPPESLNLTPGTEMPAPELPPRSPTTQTQPRPNLPPKKHQLPQLPLNELNQDKSCENQPRKLKGVDTAVSTPISAGKTKSLSAVVVNSGNEDYCNDKSSESKWIQKTETSPVRDEELKQIISKTELVLAELLNRLKKASIKCLGRIGNGDTSSLEKQMQKTREELTNQSLQLVTSSKSLIIAMSDPALPDLLENLTTCLTTLRKMTELCQDLVTNTTTAPLQTRNLIMNVCDLIEAFRTFVTFNIDRSSPKTVEEHLALHAEALANILSTLLKHLRVFPS; encoded by the exons ATCCTATTACATCAAGCAA CCACATAAACAAGACCACCACGTACGAAACTCCCGCCTacaaaatcacagaaaatctTCCAAAACCCATCCCCAGAATGATAACTCTGGACCGCTCGGCAACTCTAGGATTTGGCTTCGTTGCCGGATCCGAAAAACCAGTTATAGTCAGATTCGTCACCGAGGGAGGGCCCAGTGCCAATAAG CTCCTTCCAGGCGATCAAATTTTGTCCGTGAACGGGGAGGACGTCAAGGCAGCCCCAAGGGAGCACGTGATTTCCCTAGTTCGATCCTGCACTAATTCGGTTACCTTGGAAGTGTGCCAGCCGATGGAGCAGCAGGGGGTGAGAAAGTCGACTTTGCTGTCTGCGATGAAGAAAGCGCGCCTGAAAAGCAAGCCCTCGAGGGTCCGATTTGCGGAGAGCGTGTGTGTCAATGGGGCCCCCCTTTTTCCT CCTTCCGCGTTCTCACTGGGCGACGTTTGCGTTCCTCAAATGGCCAACGTCCTGAAAGTTTTCCTCGAGAACGGTCAAACCAAAAGCTTTAAATACGACACCTGGACAACCGTCCAGGACGTGGTTAACTCCCTTCAAGCCAAACTGTGCATACAGGCCGGGGAGTACTTTAGTTTAGTCGTCGAACATATCAAAAGCCTGAAACGGAATAAACTCACTTTATTGGATCCTGAGGACAACATCGCAAGG ATTGCGTCGCAACCTGGAGCCCACAAATTAAGGTGTTTGTTCAGAGTAACATTCGTGCCTGCCACGGCAGCCTCCCTGGCCCAAAAAGACTTGAGTGCTTTAGATTACTTATACAACCAGTGCTGCAATGATGTCATACAGGAGCGATTTTCTCCAGAGTTGCAGTGCGATACTGCCCTTCGATTGGCTGCTCTTCACATGTATCAGCACGCATTGGCCAATAATATGCAAGCCAACAAACTGACCGTCAAAGTCGTGGA GAAAGAGTTTGGATTGGAGCGCTTTATTCCAGCTTCAATATTGGATAATCTAAAGAGGAAGGAATTGAGGAAACTGCTGGgacattttttgaagttgcacTCGAGCATGACAGGATCCGGGAAGCAGCTAACTTCTCTGCAAGTGAAGCTGCATTATCTAGATGTAACTAATCAGTTGCCCAGCTTCGGGGCCAAGTGCTTTTCAGCTGGCCCCAAGGGagattttatggaaaaagtCATTTTGGTTAGCCCCAAATTTGGAATTAGCCAAATTATGGGACACAGAAACTCTGTG TTTCAGCCAGTGCCACTAGCAAATCTTGAAGACATGCGCAAAATTGAAGTCCGGGCTGAAGATGAAATAACGCGCATTGTGCTGATAACTCTGGAAAGCGACAAAATTCTCGAAGTTTCTCTAGAGGAGAAGGATGCCATAGAGCTGGTTTTAGTCCTAAAAGGATACTTTAAGCTCTTAACTGGCCAAGAACTGTTAGTGGATCAagataaaatggaaaatatagaCGACATAGCTCCGCCCTATGTCGCCCAGCATAAAGTTATTCCTGAGAAATGGAGCTTCATGGATCAATCCTCCATCAAAACTGCTTCATTTGCAGTTCTTCCACTTTATCAAAACGTCAATAAGAAGACCAACGGTCTGTACAACACTGTGGGGAGACATTCAAAACAATCGCTGCTAATTCATTTCGATTTGGATGGAAATATGAATGGATCATTGCCGAATAGAAACCATAGCAGCAGATTTATGCCCAATAGTGACTTTTTCCAAAGTTTAGACCGGAGAAGATCTGAAGTTTCCAATGAAATATCGTCATCAGTTGAAGGCTTTTATCCCAGCAGTGAGGATTTGGAGCATTTTAGTCAGGAACATCAAAATATCAATCGTTTGACTTTTGATTCAGAGTGGCAAGAGACAAGCGTCGACTTTGATAGCGATGCTGAAGAAGGAGGGAAGTTGAAGCATAGTGATTCCTTGattttattgaacaaaatCCACAAGGAAGAGCAGAAATGGAACGGAACTAGTGAGCTGCTAAAGCACTTGCAATCGGAGAGCGATACTGATTCAATTTACACACCTCATGATtcaccaaaattgaaaaagccCGAAACGAATATAAGAAACAACATGAGCTTCGGTTTAAGATCACCAAATACTCTGGAAAATCATAACGAGGAGTTCCAAGAATATCTTCAGCGAATGTGCAACATGGAAAATACCGATTCCAGCGTTTTTAATTCGATAAATCGCATGTTTGTCTTCGACCCAGATATTATCGACTTGACCTCAATACCACCACCATTAACTCCAGACGAGTTGGATTCTGCTCTCTCATCTTCAATTAGCGTTCCTCCCAAGTCTTTCGCCGACTCCAACGAGCGCTTGAACTTACTGGATTTGAACGAGAATCAAGACTTGGAAGACTTTTTAGCCAAAGTAAGCGTTCCACCTCCTATACAGAAGGTCACACCTGCTATGGAGTTGACTCCCGAGGAGATTATGGCCTATATTATTCCACCCCCGCCTGAgaaattaagttttgaaaGCCCCAATGAGGATGGAAATAAGCAGTTGGAGGTTTTAGTAAAGGAGAAGGATTTGATTAAGAACAAATCGAGTCTTCATGGAGTTTTGAAGAATAGTAAGAATGTGTTTAATAGTAATAGCAACAATGGGGTTGTGAGTGAAGATGTAAAGCCTTTGCCGCGAAGGAGTCTTGAAGAGAAACCACCCGAAAGGCCACCAAAA GATCGTAAGCCTTCCATTACATCTCCCCCTGAATCATTAAATCTAACTCCCGGCACTGAAATGCCGGCCCCCGAACTTCCACCTCGAAGCCCCACCACTCAAACTCAGCCCCGCCCTAATTTACCCCCGAAAAAACATCAGTTACCCCAACTACCTCTCAATGAATTAAATCAAGATAAATCCTGCGAAAATCAACCAAGAAAACTAAAGGGAGTAGACACTGCTGTCTCTACCCCAATTTCTGCAG GAAAAACCAAATCACTCTCAGCAGTGGTTGTCAATTCTGGAAATGAGGATTATTGTAATGACAAATCTAGCGAGTCCAAATGGATTCAGAAGACTGAGACTTCGCCGGTTCGCGACGAggaattgaaacaaattatatcaaaaactGAGCTAGTGCTCGCAGAACTGTTAAACCGACTTAAAAAAGCTTCCATTAAGTGCCTTGGACGCATAGGAAACGGCGACACTTCATCCTTAGAAAAACAGATGCAG aaaacccgagaagaaCTAACAAACCAATCCCTGCAATTAGTCACGTCCAGCAAATCCCTGATAATCGCAATGTCAGATCCCGCGCTTCCAGACCTTCTAGAAAATCTGACCACTTGCCTGACTACCCTGAGAAAAATGACTGAGCTTTGCCAAGATCTTGTGACCAATACTACAACCGCTCCGCTTCAAACGAGGAATTTAATCATGAACGTTTGCGACCTCATTGAAGCCTTTCGCACTTTTGTCACTTTCAACATCGACAGAAGCTCACCGAAGACTGTTGAGGAACATTTGGCGTTACATGCCGAAGCTTTAGCCAATATTTTATCGACATTATTGAAGCACTTAAGGGTTTTCCCTTCTTAG